One genomic segment of Manis pentadactyla isolate mManPen7 chromosome 1, mManPen7.hap1, whole genome shotgun sequence includes these proteins:
- the LOC118932638 gene encoding keratin-associated protein 26-1, whose translation MSCLNYCSGNYSTGSLRNPCQIPLTSSNALCSTNVSCGDVLYLPSSCQDHICPLDNCQETCRDPTGCLPACEPSNRGTSCCPSTVYYVPRPCQGTSFLPAASCISGSRLPVSCRPLSDVSSSCRPLSLFPSGCRPWGCVPCGPQSPRVVSGSLVPLRPLFSGWQPQNHMFSTCRPSCSALGGQ comes from the coding sequence ATGTCTTGCCTCAACTACTGTTCTGGAAACTACAGCACGGGATCCCTCAGAAATCCTTGTCAGATCCCTCTCACCTCCTCCAATGCCCTCTGCTCTACAAATGTGAGCTGTGGAGATGTCCTCTACTTGCCCAGCAGCTGTCAAGACCATATCTGCCCCCTGGACAATTGCCAAGAGACCTGCAGAGACCCAACCGGCTGCCTGCCAGCCTGTGAGCCCAGCAACCGTGGAACTTCTTGCTGCCCTTCCACTGTCTACTATGTGCCCAGACCCTGCCAAGGGACTAGTTTTCTTCCTGCTGCTTCTTGCATCTCTGGCTCCCGCCTCCCAGTGTCCTGTAGACCTCTGAGTGATGTGTCCAGCAGCTGCCGACCTCTGAGCCTCTTCCCTTCAGGATGCCGCCCCTGGGGCTGCGTGCCCTGTGGTCCTCAGTCACCTAGAGTTGTGTCCGGCAGCCTCGTACCTCTGCGCCCTCTCTTCAGTGGATGGCAACCTCAGAACCACATGTTCAGCACCTGCCGTCCATCCTGCTCTGCACTGGGAGGCCAGTAG